A part of Liolophura sinensis isolate JHLJ2023 chromosome 1, CUHK_Ljap_v2, whole genome shotgun sequence genomic DNA contains:
- the LOC135476814 gene encoding T-complex protein 1 subunit epsilon-like yields the protein MTSQGTIAFDEYGRPFIIIKDQEKKSRLSGIEAHKSHILAAKIVSDVLKTSLGPKGLDKMMVSPDGELTITNDGATILNQMDVDHQIAKLMVQLSKSQDDEIGDGTTGVVVLAGALLEQAEKLLDRGIHPIRIADGYEMAAKVAIDHLGTVSETFAIDQKNTEPLIQLAMTTLGSKIINRCHRQMAEIAVNAILCVADLERKDVDFELIKVEGKVGGKLEDTMLVKGVVVDKDMSHPQMPKQVKDAKLAILTCPFEPPKPKTKHKLDITSVEDYKKLREYETEKFESMIRQVKETGANLVICQWGFDDEANHLLLQRELPAVRWVGGPEIELIAIATGGRIVPRFEELTAEKLGKAGIVRELTFGTTKDKMLVIEECKNSRAVTVFIRGGNKMIVEEAKRSIHDAICVIRNIVRDNRVVYGGGAAELTCSLAVSKAADKISTLEQYAMRSFSEALEAIPLALAENSGLPPIHTLADIKSRQVKENNPKLGIDCLNKGSADMKSQNVLETLSSKRAQIMLAVQLTRMILKIDDIRGGADMF from the exons ATGACTAGTCAAGGCACAATAGCCTTTGATGAATATGGAAGACCGTTTATTATCATCAAAGACCAAGAGAAAAAGAGCCGGCTTTCTGGCATCGAAGCTCATAAG tctCACATTCTAGCTGCTAAGATAGTGTCAGACGTTCTAAAGACATCATTAGGGCCTAAGGGTCTGGATAAGATGATGGTGAGTCCAGATGGGGAACTAACCATCACCAATGATGGAGCCACCATACTGAATCAGATGGATGTGGACCATCAGATAGCTAAACTCATGGTCCAGCTCTCAAAGTCACAGGATGATGAAATTGGGGATGGGACCACAGGTGTTGTTG TGCTGGCTGGAGCATTGCTAGAACAAGCAGAGAAGCTATTGGACAGAGGAATTCATCCAATCAGAATAGCAGACGGATATGAAATGGCAGCAAAGGTTGCTATTGATCACCTGGGAACTGTGAGCGAAACCTTTGCCATTGATCAGAAGAACACAGAACCACTTATCCAGCTAGCAATGACCACTCTGGGCTCAAAGAT TATAAACCGGTGTCACCGGCAAATGGCAGAGATTGCTGTCAATGCGATACTGTGTGTGGCAGATCTGGAGAGGAAAGATGTGGATTTTGAGCTGATCAAGGTGGAGGGTAAAGTAGGAGGCAAGCTGGAAGATACCATGTTAGTCAAGGGGGTGGTCGTAGACAAAGACATGAGCCATCCACAAATGCCTAAG CAAGTGAAAGATGCAAAGCTAGCCATATTGACCTGTCCATTTGAACCACCAAAACCCAAAACAAAGCACAAGCTGGATATCACCAGTGTAGAAGATTACAAGAAGCTTAGGGAatatgaaacagaaaaatttGAAAGTATGATTCGTCAG GTGAAGGAGACTGGGGCTAACCTAGTCATCTGTCAGTGGGGATTTGACGATGAGGCCAACCACTTACTGTTGCAGAGAGAGCTGCCTGCAGTACGGTGGGTTGGGGGACCAGAAATAGAG ttGATTGCCATAGCAACAGGAGGTCGTATTGTACCAAGATTTGAAGAGTTGACAGCTGAGAAATTAGGAAAAGCTGGTATTGTGAGAGAACTAACCTTTGGTACGACGAAGGACAAAATGCTGGTCATCGAGGAGTGCAAGAATTCCAGGGCTGTCACTGTGTTCATCCGGGGAGGAAACAAAATG ATTGTGGAGGAGGCTAAGCGAAGTATACATGATGCGATCTGTGTTATCAGGAACATAGTGAGGGACAACAGGGTGGTCTATGGGGGCGGGGCAGCTGAGCTTACCTGCTCACTGGCTGTCAGTAAGGCTGCAGACAAG ATCTCCACCTTGGAGCAGTATGCCATGAGGTCATTCTCTGAAGCCCTGGAGGCCATCCCTCTGGCACTAGCTGAGAACAGTGGCTTACCTCCTATCCACACGCTGGCTGACATCAAGTCTCGTCAGGTCAAAGAAAACAACCCCAAACTAGGAATTGACTGCCTGAACAAAGGAAGTGCTG ACATGAAGAGTCAGAATGTACTGGAAACCTTGTCATCAAAGAGGGCTCAGATCATGTTAGCCGTACAGCTCACTCGCATGATTCTCAAGATAGATGACATCAGAGGAGGAGCGGAcatg TTTTGA
- the LOC135461699 gene encoding sperm microtubule inner protein 11-like, which yields MAFFGLTHLGHQNILREATIEAKLQRGHTTLGFTALPPLTASNTRQRSIVPINQTSGYGPGHQGSYVEYTKMRTKHIRNHTDPMSIYRYPLTTSQNYGWLRMDRSLREKLPWTHVARYPQVNSEMTRFVDEMATTNREFRLF from the exons ATGGCGTTCTTCGGGCTCACACATTTAGGGCACCAAAACATCTTAAGGGAAGCGACGATTGAAGCGAAACTACAGCGGGGTCATACCACTCTGGGGTTTACAGCCCTGCCCCCACTGACAGCTAGTAACACCCGGCAGAGATCGATCGTACCCATAAACCAGACGTCAGGCTACGGCCCCGGCCATCAGGGATCGTACGTAGAGTACACGAAAATGAGGACGAAGCATATTAGAAATCACACAG ATCCGATGTCCATCTACAGATATCCGTTGACCACGAGTCAGAACTACGGTTGGCTTAGAATGGATAGATCTCTGAGGGAAAAACTACCTTGGACCCATGTGGCTCGTTACCCACAAGTCAACAGTGAAATGACAAG atttgtGGATGAAATGGCAACGACCAACCGGGAATTCCGACTGTTTTGA